One window from the genome of Pantoea cypripedii encodes:
- a CDS encoding YijD family membrane protein, translated as MIEQNPRDKGTLLLAFITGLAINGSFSVLFSAFVPFSIFPLIALGLAAWCLHQRYLNRNMPDGMPSLAAAFFLLGILVYSALVRAEYPDIGSNFIPTILMVALVFWIATRFKRPKNKN; from the coding sequence ATGATTGAGCAAAACCCTCGCGATAAAGGAACGCTTTTACTGGCTTTTATCACCGGTTTAGCCATCAACGGCTCCTTTTCGGTGCTGTTCAGTGCGTTTGTACCGTTTTCGATTTTTCCGCTGATCGCCCTGGGCCTGGCGGCCTGGTGCCTGCATCAGCGTTACCTGAACCGCAATATGCCGGATGGTATGCCTTCACTGGCAGCGGCGTTTTTTCTGCTGGGGATTCTGGTCTACAGCGCGTTGGTTCGTGCCGAGTATCCGGATATCGGCTCCAACTTTATTCCCACCATCCTGATGGTGGCGCTGGTGTTCTGGATTGCGACACGCTTTAAGCGACCGAAGAACAAGAATTAA